In Diadema setosum chromosome 19, eeDiaSeto1, whole genome shotgun sequence, a genomic segment contains:
- the LOC140242413 gene encoding organic cation transporter protein-like, translating to MRFDDLLEKAGSFGPFQHRVCLLVALLAAPAAFHSMIQVFVGEPTDHWCKVTYWEDVDCREWNLTDSACEQAKKNSSIPVTFEDGEVVYAQCSMYNVTGDQFYPSYDGSQNGTKSQLPCQDGWLYDKSEIKSSIVMDWDLVCDKKNYPDYAQSVLYGGYLFGSMFFGYLADRIGRRPSLFIAIFIQATFGVLVAFSPNYWVYLVFKFVQAAGNRAVLLIGFIIVVEFVGPKWRTVTGISIRIFYAFGFMILALLAFFLRYWKTLQIVVSAPLYTFFIFVPFIPESARWLVSQGKSEKATKVIQHVAKINRTKLPDPVFTEAELKEHEATRADSKPSVLDLFRTPVLRRRTINFVYNWMVVTMVYYGLTYGSSDLGVNAYISLFVSGAAEVPGYVLAIIAIKIFGRRPSLASFVLIGGTACLVNIFIPHGVWNVVVVMVGKCAVSGAVGIVYVYSAECFPTPVRSVGMGLCSMMARVGAILSPLILILGDYYSPAPQIVFGVSTVIAGFLSLLLPETKGKELPETIEEGELFGTREYDEKFTASESRDKEEAAVTEIPMEEFHSGIDNEAFQSDPPSRA from the exons ATGAGGTTCGACGACCTTCTGGAGAAAGCGGGGTCATTCGGCCCCTTCCAGCACCGCGTCTGTCTTCTGGTCGCCCTCCTGGCCGCCCCCGCAGCTTTCCACTCCATGATACAAGTCTTTGTCGGCGAACCCACGGACCACTGGTGCAAG GTTACCTACTGGGAGGACGTGGACTGTAGGGAGTGGAATCTGACCGACTCGGCCTGCGAACAGGCGAAGAAAAACAGCAGCATCCCTGTCACTTTTGAGGACGGCGAGGTAGTCTACGCACAGTGCAGCATGTACAACGTTACAG GCGACCAGTTCTATCCGTCTTACGATGGCTCCCAAAACGGAACGAAGAGCCAACTCCCGTGCCAAGATGGATGGCTGTACGACAAGAGTGAAATCAAGTCATCAATCGTGATGGAT TGGGATCTTGTTTGTGATAAGAAGAACTACCCAGACTACGCTCAGTCTGTCTTGTACGGCGGCTACTTGTTTGGATCAATGTTCTTCGGATATCTTGCAGATAG AATTGGGCGCCGTCCGTCGTTGTTCATTGCCATCTTTATCCAGGCAACTTTTGGAGTACTCGTTGCCTTTTCTCCAAATTATTGGGTCTACTTGGTCTTCAAATTCGTCCAAGCGGCTGGAAACAGGGCTGTGCTACTAATTGGCTTTATCATAG TTGTAGAATTCGTAGGACCAAAATGGCGGACGGTGACCGGAATTTCCATCCGAATTTTCTACGCTTTCGGGTTCATGATTCTTGCTCTCCTGGCCTTTTTTCTGCGGTATTGGAAAACACTGCAGATTGTCGTCTCTGCACCTCTCTACACATTCTTTATATTCGTCCC ATTCATCCCTGAATCAGCAAGATGGCTAGTTTCACAGGGAAAGTCAGAAAAGGCGACAAAAGTTATACAGCACGTGGCAAAAATTAACAGGACCAAACTACCAGATCCGGTGTTCACCGAAGCGGAGCTGAAGGAACAC GAGGCCACAAGGGCAGACTCCAAACCGTCCGTCCTGGACTTGTTCCGGACACCGGTCCTGCGCCGCCGGACCATCAACTTCGTCTACAACTG GATGGTAGTGACTATGGTGTACTACGGATTGACGTACGGCAGCAGTGACCTGGGTGTGAATGCTTACATAAGCTTATTTGTTTCTGGCGCGGCGGAAGTTCCCGGCTACGTGTTGGCCATCATCGCTATCAAGATCTTCGGCCGGCGACCCAGTCTGGCTTCCTTCGTCCTTATTGGCGGCACCGCCTGTCTCGTCAATATCTTTATAC CTCATGGAGTATGGAACGTAGTTGTTGTAATGGTCGGCAAGTGCGCCGTGTCAGGGGCGGTAGGGATTGTATACGTGTACTCTGCAGAATGCTTTCCAACTCCTGTGAG GAGCGTTGGCATGGGCTTATGTTCCATGATGGCTCGCGTGGGGGCTATCTTGTCCCCCCTGATCCTCATCCTAGGGGATTACTACAGCCCCGCCCCTCAGATTGTCTTTGGTGTCTCCACTGTCATAGCGGGCTTCCTGTCCTTGCTTTTACCCGAGACCAAGGGCAAGGAACTACCGGAGACCATCGAGGAGGGCGAGCTATTCGGAAC GAGGGAATACGATGAGAAGTTTACAGCTTCCGAATCACGTGACAAAGAGGAAGCGGCAGTGACTGAGATACCAATGGAAGAATTCCACAGCGGAATCGACAACGAAGCCTTCCAGAGCGATCCGCCGAGTCGTGCGTAA